In Gemmata obscuriglobus, a single genomic region encodes these proteins:
- a CDS encoding sulfite exporter TauE/SafE family protein encodes METERVLLLVGTGVISFVLSYVGAAAGLILGHLRLPLLVYVLGNPIAGASTNLAVSGAGALAGSLKHVRDGRVSGKVLLMMGLPSMIGAVTGVLFFVSVSPVWSHVVIGAMLVYSGGELVRAGRKEEKGAAAPAGKPGRWLAVWEIVIGLILGAVAAITGLMLGTIRLPMMIRWLRIDPAVAVGSNMVIGCATAVAAAITAWGAGGGLHPLSLLIVGPPTILGSYFGARKTGKLSPAKLKRLVGWVVAGSGVFMMALAAPALLLRSPSGAPARGPTEDLPDLRPEAPRPPHTSMGFIELDDDPDDDPDDAPDN; translated from the coding sequence GTGGAAACCGAGCGCGTACTGTTGCTGGTCGGGACCGGGGTGATTTCGTTCGTGCTGAGTTACGTGGGCGCCGCGGCGGGGCTGATCCTCGGCCACCTGCGCCTGCCGCTTCTGGTGTACGTGCTGGGGAACCCGATCGCCGGAGCGTCCACGAACTTGGCCGTGTCCGGGGCCGGGGCGCTGGCCGGGTCGCTGAAGCACGTCCGCGACGGCCGCGTGTCGGGCAAGGTGCTGCTGATGATGGGCCTGCCGTCCATGATCGGGGCGGTGACCGGGGTGCTGTTCTTCGTGTCCGTCAGCCCGGTGTGGTCGCACGTCGTGATCGGGGCCATGCTCGTCTACTCGGGCGGGGAACTGGTCCGCGCCGGCCGCAAGGAAGAGAAAGGGGCGGCGGCCCCGGCCGGGAAACCGGGCCGGTGGCTGGCCGTGTGGGAGATCGTCATCGGCCTCATTCTGGGTGCGGTGGCCGCGATCACGGGGCTGATGCTCGGGACGATCCGGCTGCCGATGATGATCCGGTGGCTGCGCATCGACCCCGCCGTAGCGGTGGGGAGCAACATGGTGATCGGGTGCGCGACGGCGGTGGCCGCCGCGATCACCGCGTGGGGCGCCGGCGGCGGGTTGCACCCGCTGAGCCTGCTGATCGTCGGCCCGCCGACCATCCTCGGCAGCTACTTCGGCGCCCGGAAGACCGGGAAGCTGTCCCCGGCGAAGTTGAAGCGCCTGGTGGGCTGGGTGGTGGCGGGGTCGGGCGTGTTCATGATGGCCCTGGCGGCGCCGGCGCTGCTGCTGCGGTCCCCGTCCGGTGCCCCGGCGCGCGGGCCGACCGAGGACCTGCCGGACCTGCGGCCCGAGGCCCCGCGCCCGCCGCACACGTCGATGGGGTTCATCGAACTCGACGACGACCCGGACGACGATCCGGACGACGCACCGGATAATTGA
- a CDS encoding ribonucleoside-diphosphate reductase subunit alpha, whose product MQVRKRSGALEDVNVNKIVRAVQRCSGGLPGVDPMRVAVKTIGGLYDGATTAELDRLSIQTAAGLISEEPEYSRLAARLLATYVDKEVANQDVHSFSQSIAAGYRHGLVAGGTMAFVAANARKLNAAAAEPAPDLFEYFGLRTVYDRYLLRHPDTRHVIETPAFFFLRVACGLAESAADAIELYRLMSAHRYLPSTPTLFNSGTARPQMSSCYLLDSPADALEAIYDRYADVAKLSKFAGGIGLAYHRIRSRGSLIRGTNGHSNGIVPWLKTLDSSVAAVNQGGKRKGACCVYLETWHADVEEFLELRDNTGDPARRTYNLNLANWVPDLFMRRVEAGEPWSLFDPKAVPHLTDLFGAAFDAAYTDAEAKGLAVKSVPARDLYARMMKTLAETGNGWMTFKDACNRACNQTAEPGAVVHSSNLCTEIVEVTSAGETAVCNLGSVNLARHVTRDGFDFAALAETVRTAVRFLDRVVDVNFYPTPEAAASNARWRPVGLGVMGLQDVFFKLKLPFDAPAARELSRRIQEEIYYHALATSCELAAARGPHPSFASTRAAAGVLQFDLWGVEPTDPARWAALRERVRTTGLRNSLLVAIAPTATIASIVGAYECVEPQVSNLFKRETLSGEFLQVNRYLVDDLKALGLWTDAVRTKIKLADGSVQSLSELPAGLRAVYRTAWEVPQRGLIDMAAERGPFIDQSQSLNLFLESPTIGKMSSMYMHAWKKGLKTTYYLRSRPATAIAKTTVTPTAAPADTSAVSCSLENPGACEACQ is encoded by the coding sequence ATGCAGGTCCGCAAGCGGAGCGGCGCGCTCGAAGACGTTAACGTGAACAAGATCGTCCGCGCGGTGCAGCGGTGCAGCGGCGGGCTCCCCGGCGTGGACCCGATGCGGGTCGCGGTGAAGACCATCGGCGGGCTGTACGACGGGGCCACCACCGCCGAACTCGACCGCCTCTCGATCCAGACCGCCGCCGGACTCATTTCGGAGGAGCCGGAGTACTCGCGGCTCGCGGCCCGGTTGCTCGCGACCTACGTCGATAAGGAGGTTGCGAACCAGGACGTTCATTCGTTCTCGCAGTCGATCGCGGCCGGGTACCGGCACGGGCTGGTCGCCGGAGGGACGATGGCGTTCGTCGCCGCCAACGCCCGCAAGCTCAACGCCGCCGCCGCCGAGCCCGCGCCGGACCTGTTCGAGTACTTCGGGCTGCGCACCGTGTACGACCGGTACCTGCTCCGGCACCCCGACACGCGCCACGTCATCGAGACGCCGGCGTTCTTCTTCCTGCGGGTGGCGTGCGGGCTGGCCGAGTCCGCCGCGGACGCGATCGAACTCTACCGGCTGATGTCCGCGCACCGTTACCTGCCCAGCACCCCGACGCTGTTCAACTCCGGCACCGCGCGGCCGCAGATGTCCTCGTGCTACCTGCTGGATTCTCCCGCCGATGCCCTCGAAGCCATTTACGACCGGTATGCCGACGTTGCGAAGTTGTCGAAGTTTGCCGGCGGGATCGGGCTGGCGTACCACCGCATCCGCTCGCGCGGGTCGCTGATCCGCGGCACCAACGGGCACAGCAACGGCATCGTCCCGTGGCTCAAGACGCTCGACTCGTCGGTGGCGGCGGTGAACCAGGGCGGGAAGCGCAAGGGCGCGTGCTGCGTGTACCTGGAGACGTGGCACGCGGACGTGGAAGAGTTCCTGGAGCTGCGCGACAACACCGGCGACCCGGCCCGGCGCACGTACAACCTGAACCTCGCCAACTGGGTGCCGGACCTGTTCATGCGGCGCGTCGAGGCGGGCGAGCCGTGGTCGCTGTTCGACCCGAAAGCCGTCCCGCACCTGACCGACCTGTTCGGCGCCGCCTTCGACGCGGCCTACACCGACGCCGAGGCAAAAGGCCTGGCCGTGAAGTCGGTGCCGGCCCGCGACCTGTACGCGCGGATGATGAAGACGCTGGCCGAGACCGGCAACGGGTGGATGACCTTCAAGGACGCCTGCAACCGCGCGTGCAACCAGACCGCCGAGCCGGGCGCGGTCGTCCACAGTTCCAACCTGTGTACCGAGATCGTCGAGGTGACATCGGCCGGTGAGACCGCGGTGTGCAACCTCGGTTCGGTGAACCTGGCCCGGCACGTGACGCGCGACGGGTTCGATTTCGCCGCGCTGGCCGAGACGGTCCGCACGGCGGTGCGGTTCCTCGATCGCGTCGTGGACGTGAACTTCTACCCCACCCCGGAGGCCGCGGCGTCGAACGCCCGGTGGCGTCCGGTCGGGCTCGGGGTGATGGGGCTTCAGGACGTGTTCTTCAAACTGAAGCTACCGTTCGACGCCCCCGCCGCGCGCGAGCTGTCCCGGCGCATTCAGGAGGAGATTTACTACCACGCGCTGGCGACCTCCTGCGAGTTGGCGGCGGCGCGGGGGCCGCACCCGTCGTTCGCGAGCACCCGCGCCGCGGCCGGTGTACTTCAGTTCGATCTGTGGGGCGTGGAGCCGACCGACCCGGCCCGCTGGGCGGCGCTGCGGGAGCGGGTGCGCACGACCGGGCTCCGCAACTCGCTGCTGGTCGCGATCGCGCCGACGGCCACCATCGCGTCGATTGTGGGCGCCTACGAGTGCGTGGAGCCGCAGGTGTCGAACCTGTTCAAGCGGGAGACGCTGTCCGGCGAGTTTCTTCAGGTGAACCGCTATCTGGTGGACGATCTCAAGGCGCTCGGGCTGTGGACCGACGCGGTCCGCACGAAGATCAAGCTCGCCGACGGCTCGGTTCAGTCACTTTCGGAGCTGCCCGCGGGGCTGCGTGCGGTGTACCGGACGGCGTGGGAGGTGCCGCAGCGGGGGCTCATCGACATGGCAGCCGAGCGCGGGCCGTTCATCGACCAGAGCCAGTCGCTGAACCTGTTCCTGGAGAGCCCGACCATCGGCAAGATGTCGTCGATGTACATGCACGCGTGGAAGAAGGGGCTCAAGACCACGTACTACCTGCGCTCGCGGCCGGCGACCGCCATCGCGAAGACGACCGTGACGCCGACCGCCGCGCCGGCCGACACGTCGGCGGTCTCCTGCTCGCTCGAAAACCCCGGCGCGTGCGAGGCGTGCCAGTGA
- a CDS encoding ribonucleotide-diphosphate reductase subunit beta — translation MLLDPGMSLTLRPMRYPPFFEMYKDAIKNTWTVDEVDFSTDLADLRGRVTPAERHLIHRLVAFFATGDSIVGNNLVLNLYKHVNAPEARMYLSRQLYEEALHVQFYLTLLDNYLPDMAAREAAFAAVDNIPSIKLKADFCFKWIDSIEGLDRLETRAHRRAFLLNLVCFAACIEGLFFFAAFAYVYFLRSKGLLHGLATGTNWVFRDESAHMAFAFRVIDTVRREEPDLFDAELEAQIVAMLREAVECETAFARDVLGQGVAGLSLADLRSYLEYVADRRLESLGIAPVFGAKNPFGFMDLQDVQELTNFFERRVSAYQLGVTGAVAFEEEF, via the coding sequence ATGCTCCTCGATCCCGGAATGAGTCTGACCCTGCGCCCGATGCGCTACCCGCCGTTCTTCGAGATGTACAAGGACGCGATCAAGAACACCTGGACCGTGGACGAGGTGGACTTCTCCACCGACCTCGCGGACCTGCGGGGGCGGGTGACGCCCGCCGAGCGGCACCTGATTCACCGGCTGGTCGCGTTCTTCGCCACCGGGGATTCGATCGTCGGCAACAACCTGGTGCTGAACCTGTACAAGCACGTGAACGCGCCGGAGGCGCGGATGTACCTGTCGCGACAGCTTTACGAGGAGGCGCTGCACGTCCAGTTTTACCTCACGCTGCTCGACAACTACCTGCCGGACATGGCCGCACGCGAGGCCGCGTTCGCCGCGGTGGACAACATCCCGTCCATCAAGCTGAAGGCCGATTTCTGCTTCAAGTGGATCGACTCCATCGAGGGGCTGGACCGGCTGGAAACCCGGGCGCACCGCCGCGCGTTCCTGCTGAACCTGGTGTGCTTCGCGGCGTGCATCGAGGGGCTGTTCTTCTTCGCGGCGTTCGCTTACGTGTACTTCCTGCGCTCGAAGGGGCTGTTGCACGGGCTGGCGACCGGCACCAACTGGGTGTTCCGGGACGAGAGCGCGCACATGGCGTTCGCGTTCCGGGTGATCGACACGGTGCGGCGCGAGGAGCCGGACCTGTTCGACGCGGAACTGGAAGCGCAGATCGTGGCGATGCTGCGCGAGGCGGTCGAGTGTGAGACCGCATTCGCCCGCGACGTGCTGGGCCAGGGGGTCGCGGGCTTGTCGCTGGCGGACCTGCGCAGCTACCTGGAGTACGTGGCGGACCGGCGGCTGGAGTCGCTCGGCATCGCCCCGGTGTTCGGGGCTAAGAATCCGTTCGGCTTCATGGACCTGCAAGACGTGCAGGAGCTGACCAACTTCTTCGAACGCCGGGTGTCCGCCTACCAGCTCGGCGTAACCGGCGCCGTGGCGTTCGAGGAAGAGTTCTGA